Proteins found in one Triticum aestivum cultivar Chinese Spring chromosome 4D, IWGSC CS RefSeq v2.1, whole genome shotgun sequence genomic segment:
- the LOC123098485 gene encoding histone H3.2, whose protein sequence is MARTKQTARKSTGGKAPRKQLATKAARKSAPATGGVKKPHRFRPGTVALREIRKYQKSTELLIRKLPFQRLVREIAQDFKTDLRFQSSAVSALQEAAEAYLVGLFEDTNLCAIHAKRVTIMPKDIQLARRIRGERA, encoded by the coding sequence ATGGCCCGCACGAAGCAGACGGCGAGGAAGTCCACCGGCGGCAAGGCGCCGCGGAAGCAGCTGGCGACCAAGGCGGCGCGCAAGTCCGCCCCGGCCACCGGCGGCGTGAAGAAGCCGCACCGCTTCCGCCCCGGCACCGTCGCGCTCCGCGAGATCCGCAAGTACCAGAAGAGCACGGAGCTGCTCATCCGCAAGCTGCCCTTCCAGCGCCTGGTGCGGGAGATCGCGCAGGACTTCAAGACCGACCTCCGCTTCCAGAGCTCCGCCGTGTCCGCGCTCCAGGAGGCCGCCGAGGCCTACCTCGTGGGGCTGTTCGAGGACACCAACCTCTGCGCCATCCACGCCAAGCGCGTCACcatcatgcccaaggacatccaGCTCGCCCGCCGCATCCGTGGCGAGAGGGCCTAG